The following proteins are co-located in the Polystyrenella longa genome:
- a CDS encoding neutral/alkaline non-lysosomal ceramidase N-terminal domain-containing protein, with protein sequence MIRPSHVVFYSLLILFTLFSFTRTGLSAAETGELKVGWSMTDITPPEKVALVGQLHKRLSEGVLDPLRATVLALETVNDKGVSEQVVFVSCDLIGIRKQTQDEVQAAINERLKDLDGKNVFLNATHTHTAPQQVDSAFRDLYDVSQDEGVWKASQYREFLVEKIVTAVEEAWNKRAPGGFSWGLGHASVGHNRRATYFDGHAKMYGLTNIPEFYRIEGYTDHAVQMLFFWNEQQEVTGIIVNIACPSQETEGLRVLSADFWHDVREEVWKRHSKEVFILPQCAAAGDISPHHIYRKQPEEIMLKRKGISSRQQIATRIVDAIDETMPYVKDSIQTDVALVHKVTNFTLPKAEVEPPFYLTDDPNEVDIHLIRIGDVALVNNPFELYLDYGVRIQARSPAVMTMTIQLSSGLCGYLPTRPAVSGGGYSAEKFVIGPDGGDALVEQSVEGIQGLFP encoded by the coding sequence GTGATTCGTCCGTCTCACGTTGTTTTTTATTCGCTGTTGATTTTGTTTACCTTGTTCTCTTTCACACGTACCGGGCTTTCCGCAGCCGAAACAGGCGAGTTGAAAGTCGGTTGGTCAATGACCGACATCACCCCACCGGAGAAAGTCGCCCTCGTCGGACAACTCCACAAGCGGCTTTCTGAAGGTGTTCTCGATCCATTGCGAGCCACCGTACTAGCACTGGAGACCGTTAATGATAAAGGCGTCTCTGAGCAGGTCGTGTTTGTCTCTTGCGATCTCATAGGAATTCGCAAACAGACTCAGGACGAAGTTCAGGCTGCCATCAACGAACGTTTGAAAGATTTAGATGGGAAGAATGTTTTTCTGAATGCGACTCACACTCATACCGCCCCCCAGCAGGTTGATAGTGCTTTTCGTGATCTGTACGACGTCAGTCAGGACGAGGGTGTCTGGAAAGCGTCGCAGTACCGTGAGTTTCTTGTCGAAAAGATTGTCACTGCCGTTGAAGAAGCCTGGAACAAGCGGGCACCCGGTGGTTTCAGTTGGGGACTGGGGCACGCGTCCGTAGGACATAATCGTCGAGCGACATACTTCGATGGCCATGCCAAAATGTACGGTCTTACGAATATTCCCGAGTTCTATCGGATCGAAGGATACACAGACCACGCCGTACAGATGCTCTTCTTCTGGAACGAGCAGCAGGAAGTCACTGGCATCATCGTCAACATTGCCTGCCCGTCACAAGAGACGGAAGGCTTACGCGTTCTCTCCGCCGACTTCTGGCACGATGTCCGTGAGGAAGTGTGGAAGCGGCATTCTAAAGAGGTATTCATTCTTCCTCAGTGCGCCGCTGCAGGAGATATCTCGCCGCACCATATTTATCGCAAACAGCCCGAAGAAATCATGCTGAAGCGAAAAGGAATCTCCAGCCGCCAGCAGATCGCCACGCGCATTGTCGATGCCATCGACGAAACGATGCCTTATGTGAAGGACAGTATTCAGACAGACGTCGCACTGGTTCACAAAGTCACTAACTTTACGCTTCCCAAAGCAGAAGTCGAACCACCCTTCTACCTGACAGACGATCCGAATGAAGTCGATATTCATCTGATCCGCATCGGTGATGTTGCCCTCGTAAACAATCCGTTCGAGCTTTATCTCGATTATGGTGTTCGCATCCAGGCTCGTTCCCCTGCCGTGATGACAATGACCATTCAGCTCTCCAGCGGCCTCTGTGGTTATCTGCCAACTCGACCCGCTGTCAGCGGTGGCGGCTACAGCGCCGAAAAATTCGTCATCGGCCCCGATGGGGGCGACGCTCTCGTTGAACAATCCGTAGAAGGGATTCAGGGATTGTTTCCGTAG
- a CDS encoding ADP-ribosylglycohydrolase family protein, whose product MSTSKPKRVDTLTGSLLGMAVGDALGLPYENLSRRRLQKLLGPPSRYRFLFGRGMVSDDTEHACLVAQAIIQSPGDPVEFQRALARRLKHWFWMLPAGIGLATLRSMMKLSVGITPEKSGVFSAGNGPAMRAPLLGVAIDDLAMMKEMVRRSTRITHTDPKAFYGAAAVALAARISARSESITPSEYLEQLTEFLNGEPADEFLDLVRRVVESVQLGNSTSKYCEQHEMAQGVSGYIYQTVPVVLHCWFLHCEEYEEGIQEIIQLGGDTDTTAAILGGSIGARVGVGGIPDHLLVNLSEFPRKVDWMKRLTTQLEEVLTTNQSERPLSVSPFLVLLRNVLFIVVVLFHGFRRLLPPW is encoded by the coding sequence ATGTCCACTTCCAAACCAAAAAGGGTTGATACGCTTACTGGTTCCCTACTCGGTATGGCCGTAGGGGATGCATTGGGGTTGCCTTATGAGAATCTGAGTCGGCGGCGTCTTCAAAAACTACTAGGACCGCCGAGCAGATATCGGTTTCTGTTTGGGAGAGGCATGGTTTCAGATGATACGGAACATGCTTGTCTGGTGGCGCAGGCGATAATTCAGTCTCCCGGCGACCCCGTTGAATTCCAGCGAGCACTCGCCCGACGGTTGAAACATTGGTTCTGGATGTTACCGGCTGGAATTGGGTTAGCGACGCTTCGGTCGATGATGAAGCTGTCTGTAGGAATCACTCCAGAGAAGTCCGGAGTATTCTCAGCGGGAAACGGACCGGCAATGAGAGCCCCTCTCCTTGGGGTGGCGATTGATGATTTGGCTATGATGAAAGAGATGGTTCGCAGGTCAACAAGAATTACGCACACCGATCCTAAAGCCTTTTATGGAGCAGCGGCGGTCGCGTTGGCCGCACGGATTTCTGCCCGGTCGGAATCCATCACTCCGAGCGAATACTTGGAGCAGTTGACGGAGTTCCTGAATGGGGAACCGGCAGATGAGTTTCTCGACCTGGTCCGTCGTGTCGTTGAATCAGTTCAACTGGGGAATTCGACGAGTAAATATTGTGAACAACATGAAATGGCTCAGGGAGTCAGTGGATACATCTACCAGACGGTGCCAGTAGTGCTTCATTGCTGGTTCCTTCATTGTGAGGAATACGAGGAAGGCATTCAAGAAATCATTCAACTCGGAGGGGACACGGATACGACAGCGGCCATACTTGGAGGTAGTATTGGAGCCCGAGTTGGGGTAGGAGGAATTCCAGATCATTTATTAGTAAATCTGAGTGAGTTTCCTCGGAAAGTCGATTGGATGAAGAGACTGACGACCCAGCTTGAGGAAGTTTTAACTACAAATCAATCGGAGCGACCTCTATCCGTTTCACCCTTCCTCGTTCTCCTGCGAAATGTTCTCTTTATTGTCGTTGTACTCTTTCACGGGTTTCGCAGGTTGCTGCCTCCGTGGTGA
- a CDS encoding SGNH/GDSL hydrolase family protein: MFSVFKAFRRRMILLSGTMMLIITSPAFAAEAAFEFQKGDRVLFLGNTMIERAQLYGPLETSLAMSYPELDLTFRNLGWSGDTVWADSRGIFEAPEKGYEKMLAQVKSIDPTVIVLGYGGNEAFSGADRLQAFADRYRKLIADLKQQSKNPRFIFLSPLPHPDFGDAYPDPESYNDQVKLYAAETQKIAQSEEALYIDLIARFSEPAFHQSEPGKYFERSMNLTEVGYLAWADEILHQFGIDNVDLRHGLPDEWSTVHEKVLKKNELYFHHWRPQNITYLLLFRKHEQGNNAVELDELLQLTADTDKQIHQLARQK; this comes from the coding sequence ATGTTTTCAGTTTTCAAAGCGTTCCGACGACGGATGATTCTTCTCTCCGGCACGATGATGTTAATCATCACCAGCCCTGCATTCGCTGCGGAAGCGGCGTTTGAATTTCAGAAAGGTGATCGTGTTTTGTTTTTAGGCAACACGATGATCGAACGGGCCCAATTATACGGGCCGCTGGAAACATCACTGGCAATGAGCTACCCCGAACTCGACCTGACCTTCCGTAACCTCGGTTGGAGTGGAGACACGGTCTGGGCTGATTCTCGCGGTATTTTTGAAGCCCCTGAAAAAGGTTACGAGAAAATGCTGGCGCAGGTGAAGTCGATCGACCCAACTGTCATCGTCCTTGGATATGGTGGCAACGAAGCCTTTTCGGGTGCAGACCGACTCCAGGCCTTTGCCGATCGGTATCGAAAGTTGATCGCCGATCTCAAACAGCAATCGAAGAATCCCCGATTTATATTTCTCTCTCCATTGCCGCACCCTGACTTCGGAGATGCTTACCCCGATCCCGAATCGTACAACGACCAGGTTAAGCTGTACGCTGCAGAAACCCAAAAAATCGCTCAATCGGAAGAAGCTCTGTATATCGATCTCATTGCTCGTTTTTCAGAACCCGCATTTCATCAGTCCGAACCGGGAAAGTATTTCGAACGCAGCATGAATCTAACCGAAGTCGGTTATCTTGCTTGGGCAGATGAGATTCTGCATCAGTTCGGAATAGATAATGTCGACCTGCGGCATGGGCTTCCTGATGAGTGGTCTACCGTTCACGAAAAGGTTCTCAAAAAGAACGAACTCTACTTTCATCACTGGCGACCACAGAACATCACCTATTTGTTGCTCTTTCGTAAACATGAGCAGGGCAACAACGCCGTCGAACTTGACGAACTCTTGCAGTTAACGGCGGATACGGACAAACAGATTCATCAGCTCGCTCGTCAGAAGTAG